Proteins encoded in a region of the Tripterygium wilfordii isolate XIE 37 chromosome 21, ASM1340144v1, whole genome shotgun sequence genome:
- the LOC119989172 gene encoding F-box protein CPR1-like, whose amino-acid sequence MSRISKDLITEIILRLPVKSLIRFKWVSKTWCSMIEDPDFIKLHLDHSLKTGSNHYLMLKDRRLFTVDFDSLTTAVEMEHHPLYAGLGGETEAIGSSNGLVLLRNSEQNLALYNFSTRTYHRLPVEPLLKFGSESDDPGSVFYGFGYDSVNDDYKVLRIVLHLFQDAEDVFWTLKSEVDVYSLKSDSWRTVDDANFHTMWLSRPFHELFFHRSYGLLAGNALHWVAPGIPNFIIGFGLGCEEFHMVPQPDYESNGFEMDLSVLAGCLCALCHYNSSCVDVWMMKEYGVEDSWTKLFKIEQPDVYNWKPLAYSKKGEDVLLLKNEEKLVWYDLRRKRTRRVRITGAPATFVAELCIGSLVPLSSNEWKEKLEQEEKERKENKKNRKRRDDFLSAGFKLVL is encoded by the exons ATGTCAAGGATATCGAAAGACCTGATCACCGAAATTATACTCCGGCTTCCGGTGAAGTCTCTGATACGTTTCAAATGGGTGTCCAAGACGTGGTGTTCCATGATCGAGGACCCGGATTTCATCAAGCTCCATCTCGACCACTCGCTCAAGACCGGCTCTAATCACTACCTCATGCTCAAAGACAGGCGTCTCTTCACAGTCGATTTCGATTCTCTCACTACCGCCGTTGAAATGGAACATCACCCTTTATATGCTGGACTTGGTGGCGAAACTGAGGCGATTGGTTCGTCTAATGGGTTAGTTTTGTTGCGAAATTCCGAGCAAAACCTGGCTTTGTATAACTTCTCCACTAGGACCTACCATCGACTTCCTGTAGAGCCACTCTTGAAGTTCGGAAGCGAATCTGATGATCCTGGGTCCGTATTTTATGGGTTTGGTTATGATTCTGTGAACGATGATTATAAAGTTCTGAGAATCGTTTTGCATTTATTCCAGGATGCTGAAGATGTTTTTTGGACACTTAAGTCTGAGGTTGATGTTTATAGTTTGAAGTCAGATTCATGGAGAACGGTGGACGATGCCAATTTTCATACGATGTGGTTATCTAGACCGTTTCATGAGTTATTTTTCCATAGGTCGTATGGTTTGCTTGCAGGTAATGCTCTGCATTGGGTAGCACCTGGTATCCCTAACTTTATCATTGGTTTTGGTCTTGGGTGTGAAGAATTTCATATGGTTCCACAGCCTGATTACGAGTCTAATGGTTTTGAGATGGATTTGAGTGTATTGGCTGGTTGTTTATGCGCACTTTGCCATTACAATTCATCATGTGTTGATGTGTGGATGATGAAGGAATATGGAGTGGAGGATTCATGGACTAAGTTGTTTAAGATAGAACAACCTGACGTTTATAATTGGAAGCCTTTAGCTTATTCAAAGAAGGGTGAAGATGTTCTCTTGCTAAAGAACGAAGAGAAGCTTGTTTGGTATGATCTGAGAAGGAAAAGAACCAGGAGGGTGAGGATTACTGGTGCTCCTGCAACATTTGTGGCAGAATTGTGTATTGGAAGCCTTGTTCCATTGAGCAGCAATGAATGGAAGGAGAAGCTGGAGCAGgaggaaaaggaaaggaaagaaaacaagaagaatagGAAAAGGAG GGATGATTTCCTGTCAGCAGGGTTCAAACTAGTTTTATGA